The proteins below are encoded in one region of Silene latifolia isolate original U9 population chromosome 2, ASM4854445v1, whole genome shotgun sequence:
- the LOC141641634 gene encoding uncharacterized protein LOC141641634, whose protein sequence is MSVQWQLATVISVMEDTYGIYTSNSESRILIKGNSGISVAIFLAFFLCLVGIEYTFERAEVTDSSSTGIGSKIGYGIVRLVVTLLFLFGFVVQTIVYFVCKSYHHQNIDKSSLADHLEAYRGEYVPLTAKDKQMEQFQV, encoded by the coding sequence ATGAGTGTTCAATGGCAACTGGCCACTGTTATTTCTGTCATGGAAGACACATATGGTATATATACAAGCAATAGCGAAAGCAGAATCTTGATCAAGGGAAACTCAGGAATTTCAGTTGCGATTTTCTTGGCATTTTTCCTTTGCTTGGTGGGGATTGAATATACATTTGAGAGAGCTGAGGTTACTGATAGTAGTAGTACTGGAATTGGAAGTAAAATTGGGTATGGAATTGTACGTTTGGTAGTGACTTTGCTCTTCCTATTTGGGTTTGTTGTTCAAACTATCGTCTATTTCGTGTGCAAGTCGTATCACCATCAGAATATCGACAAGTCTTCTTTGGCCGATCATCTTGAGGCTTATCGCGGGGAATATGTTCCTTTAACTGCTAAGGATAAACAAATGGAGCAATTCCAAGTCTAA